From Streptosporangium album, the proteins below share one genomic window:
- the rplL gene encoding 50S ribosomal protein L7/L12 has translation MAKLSTDELLGAFKEMTLLELSDFVKLFEDTFDVKAAAPVAAVAAPAAGGAAAEEAEEQDEFDVVLEAAGDKKIQVIKEIRALTSLGLKEAKDLVDGAPKPVFDGKVNKEQAEKAKAALEAAGATVTVK, from the coding sequence ATGGCGAAGCTCAGCACCGACGAGCTGCTCGGCGCTTTCAAGGAGATGACCCTCCTTGAGCTGTCCGACTTCGTGAAGCTCTTCGAGGACACCTTCGACGTCAAGGCCGCCGCGCCGGTCGCCGCTGTTGCCGCTCCGGCTGCCGGTGGCGCCGCCGCCGAGGAGGCTGAGGAGCAGGACGAGTTCGACGTCGTCCTCGAGGCCGCCGGCGACAAGAAGATCCAGGTCATCAAGGAGATCCGGGCCCTGACGAGCCTGGGCCTCAAGGAGGCCAAGGACCTCGTGGACGGCGCTCCCAAGCCCGTCTTCGACGGCAAGGTCAACAAGGAGCAGGCGGAGAAGGCCAAGGCCGCCCTCGAGGCCGCCGGCGCGACTGTCACCGTCAAGTAA
- a CDS encoding LppX_LprAFG lipoprotein → MRRLAPALALGAAALVAVTGCGAQGTSSLGNIKLAAAEAVQQSAQRAGEVTSYSADLVLDATGGDRGASKVQGRLLYQSKPALATDITLDTITFGGQNVPGGARAVLVGDTVYVKSEMLSKFAGVTKPWAKVTLSELAAGDQARVKDFMAQAQQFDLAGTVKMLTASKDVKAVGTETVDGVETTHYSGTFPVAEAAQAMDPAKREQLQKQLSRVKDVKFDLWSDAGSLPRKVTLSGSEQGATFNLAAFFKGFNEPVQIAAPPAEQVGELPKGTGGN, encoded by the coding sequence ATGCGCCGATTGGCTCCCGCACTGGCATTGGGAGCGGCCGCTCTGGTCGCGGTCACGGGATGCGGTGCGCAGGGCACCAGTTCCCTCGGAAACATCAAGCTCGCCGCCGCGGAGGCGGTGCAGCAGAGCGCGCAGCGCGCTGGAGAGGTCACCTCCTATTCGGCTGACCTGGTGCTCGACGCCACCGGCGGGGACAGGGGCGCGAGCAAGGTCCAGGGCCGGTTGCTCTACCAGAGCAAGCCTGCGCTGGCGACCGACATCACACTGGACACGATCACTTTCGGCGGGCAGAACGTGCCCGGTGGGGCGCGGGCCGTCCTGGTCGGCGACACGGTCTACGTGAAGTCCGAGATGCTCAGCAAGTTCGCGGGCGTGACCAAGCCGTGGGCCAAGGTGACTCTCAGCGAGCTCGCCGCCGGTGACCAGGCCAGGGTCAAGGACTTCATGGCCCAGGCCCAGCAGTTCGACCTGGCGGGGACCGTCAAGATGCTGACGGCGTCGAAGGACGTCAAGGCGGTCGGCACCGAGACGGTCGACGGAGTGGAGACGACCCACTACAGCGGCACCTTCCCGGTGGCCGAGGCCGCACAGGCGATGGACCCGGCCAAGCGAGAGCAGCTCCAGAAGCAGCTCTCGCGGGTGAAGGACGTGAAGTTCGACCTGTGGTCCGATGCCGGGAGTCTGCCCCGCAAGGTGACGCTGAGCGGCTCCGAGCAGGGGGCCACGTTCAACCTGGCGGCGTTCTTCAAGGGCTTCAACGAGCCGGTTCAGATCGCGGCCCCGCCCGCCGAGCAGGTGGGCGAGCTGCCGAAGGGCACCGGCGGAAACTGA
- the rplJ gene encoding 50S ribosomal protein L10, which produces MAKAEKATAVAELKSSFEGSSAAVLTEYRGLTVAQLKQLRVSLGENAKFAVVKNTLTKIAANEAGINQLDGLLAGPSAIAFVNGDVVEAAKSLRDFAKANPLLVIKGGVVDGKSMSPAEISKLADLESREVLLAKLAGALKAKQGHAAAVFNALPTNMAQLAEALRAKREEAGE; this is translated from the coding sequence ATGGCGAAGGCGGAAAAGGCAACGGCTGTAGCCGAGCTCAAGAGCAGCTTCGAAGGCTCTAGCGCTGCCGTTCTGACCGAGTACCGCGGTCTCACCGTCGCTCAGCTCAAGCAGCTGCGCGTTTCTCTCGGTGAGAATGCGAAGTTCGCCGTGGTGAAGAACACGCTGACCAAGATCGCGGCCAACGAGGCCGGGATCAACCAGCTCGACGGCCTGCTCGCGGGTCCGTCGGCGATCGCGTTCGTCAACGGCGACGTGGTCGAGGCTGCCAAGAGTCTGCGTGACTTCGCCAAGGCCAATCCCCTCCTGGTCATCAAGGGTGGTGTCGTCGACGGTAAGTCGATGTCCCCGGCCGAGATCAGCAAGCTTGCCGACCTTGAGTCGCGTGAGGTTCTCCTCGCGAAGCTGGCCGGTGCTCTGAAGGCGAAGCAGGGCCACGCGGCCGCCGTCTTCAACGCGCTGCCCACCAACATGGCTCAGCTGGCCGAGGCTCTGCGCGCCAAGCGCGAAGAGGCCGGCGAGTAG